The DNA window ATATCCCTTGATGCTCGCGGTGGCTCCCGTCAGCAGGATGGCGCCGTACCCCTTCGGCACCATGCGCCGCGCAGCCTGCTGTATCGCCAGGAACCCGCCGAACGCGCATATTTCGATCGCAGTGCGGACGTCTTCGGGATCGATATCGGCAAGCGGGCCGTGTGCCCGGGCGCCCGGATTGTAGAGAACGACCTCCGGGGATCCGATCGACCCGTCGACCTGATCGAACAGCGAGCGCACTCCCGCGGGATCCGCGGCATCCACGGCGAAGACCGCGGCCCCAGTCTCGGCGGCGAGCCCATCGAGCTTTCGCGCGTCCCGGGCCGCCAGGGCGACCTTCATGCCCGACGCCGTGAAGGCCCGGGCCGCAGCCGCGCTGATCCCGCTGCCTGCTCCGATGATTAGCGCTGTTTTGTAGTGTGTGGGTTCCATGTCGGCTGATTCCGGGGTTTGATTGATGGAGCGCGGCAGGGGCGGGCGCTGATCAGGCCGGCGGCGTCATTGGGCCGCCGACGCTCACCGCCTTCTTGAATGCGTCACGTTCCTTGAGCCGCCCGAGATATGCGGTTGCGCTGGGATAGTCGGACAGGAGCCCGAGGTAACTTG is part of the Sphingobium amiense genome and encodes:
- a CDS encoding SDR family NAD(P)-dependent oxidoreductase, with product MEPTHYKTALIIGAGSGISAAAARAFTASGMKVALAARDARKLDGLAAETGAAVFAVDAADPAGVRSLFDQVDGSIGSPEVVLYNPGARAHGPLADIDPEDVRTAIEICAFGGFLAIQQAARRMVPKGYGAILLTGATASIKGYPLSAAFAMGKFALRGLAQSAARELGPRGVHVAHFIIDGAVSKVGSDPDAAQLSSESIARVFLDVLRQPRDAWTQEIDLRPWAEAF